Proteins encoded in a region of the Altererythrobacter ishigakiensis genome:
- a CDS encoding MBL fold metallo-hydrolase, translated as MALPPEPWPTGIAEQCEPLVRRVLAPNPSPYTYTGTQTYIVGNAGDVAVIDPGPAEPEHIDAIVAAVGDAKVTAIMCTHTHRDHSPAATPLAERTGAPIVGCAPLVIDSDLPRSDEAFDTTYAPDRVLVDGEAMTGEGWTLRAVHTPGHTSNHLCFALEESGALFTGDHVMGWSTSVVIPPDGDMGDYMASLERLQAREDRVYYSAHGEPIEKPRQLVRGMMGHRRQRESQILRLLGEQARTIPDFIPEMYKGLDERLHKAAQMSVMAHLLDLEKRGLVAQDTNDTWHAN; from the coding sequence ATGGCTTTACCACCCGAACCTTGGCCCACGGGCATCGCCGAGCAATGCGAGCCGCTGGTGCGGCGCGTCCTCGCTCCTAACCCGTCACCCTATACCTATACCGGCACGCAGACCTATATCGTGGGCAATGCGGGCGATGTGGCGGTGATTGATCCGGGTCCAGCGGAACCTGAACATATCGATGCCATCGTCGCTGCGGTTGGCGATGCCAAAGTCACCGCGATCATGTGCACGCACACGCATCGCGACCACTCTCCAGCTGCCACCCCCTTGGCAGAGCGCACCGGCGCACCGATTGTGGGCTGCGCACCGTTGGTGATCGACAGTGATCTGCCGCGCAGTGACGAAGCATTCGACACCACCTATGCGCCGGACCGCGTATTGGTAGACGGCGAAGCGATGACAGGCGAAGGATGGACACTGCGCGCGGTTCACACCCCTGGCCACACGTCAAACCACCTCTGCTTTGCCTTGGAAGAGAGCGGCGCACTGTTCACCGGCGACCATGTCATGGGCTGGTCCACCAGCGTCGTCATTCCGCCGGATGGCGACATGGGTGACTACATGGCGAGCCTGGAACGACTGCAAGCGCGCGAGGACCGCGTGTATTATTCAGCACATGGCGAGCCAATTGAAAAACCGCGTCAGTTGGTGCGCGGGATGATGGGCCATCGCCGCCAGCGCGAGAGCCAGATATTGCGACTGCTAGGCGAGCAAGCGCGAACTATCCCGGACTTCATTCCGGAGATGTATAAGGGTTTGGACGAACGCCTGCACAAGGCCGCGCAGATGAGTGTGATGGCGCATTTGCTTGATCTGGAAAAACGCGGGCTTGTGGCGCAAGACACAAACGACACCTGGCACGCGAATTGA
- a CDS encoding class I adenylate-forming enzyme family protein produces MYKLDLKEAYCPAQADTEMRERTIEAMLREQVEIRPEGLALREMLHDGSIGREWTYAELLGDAKRCGRALAARHPAGTRIAIMAGNCPEWVIVQLGAAMAGLTLVTVNPSFTPREVRYVLEQSSSGAVYYQPQVRGSALRPIVDEAAAGLPAQDYIIDIEDHAELFAGEGDGALRETKPHDICMIQYTSGTTGFPKGVLLHQHGLVQSNHDVFVRWNLAPGKQVLCPFPLFHTAGSAVCVLGSLSHGATLLLVTLFDPAAVVTGIAREKPEVIGGVSTMIFALIEAAKATGTDVRCVETIVSGGAMVQPELNRAAQEVFGVPILIVYGQTETSPAITAAWPTDQGADLTETIGQPCSHMEVAIRNPSDNSICAPGEQGEICMRGFNMMTGYNDNPQATAETIDADGWLHTGDLGSMDSRGYVKITGRVKEMIIRGGENLFPAEIEAALLEHPAIAEIAVAGVPDKKWGEIVAAFLRLADGAERPEDGELRAFIRERLSPQKTPAHWVWVKEFPLTGSGKIQKFAMAEAFAKGEYS; encoded by the coding sequence ATGTATAAGCTGGACCTGAAAGAAGCCTACTGCCCGGCGCAGGCTGACACCGAAATGCGCGAACGCACGATCGAAGCGATGCTGCGCGAACAGGTGGAAATTCGACCGGAGGGTTTGGCACTTCGCGAGATGCTGCATGATGGCTCGATTGGGCGCGAATGGACCTATGCCGAGTTGTTAGGTGATGCGAAGCGATGCGGGCGAGCATTGGCGGCGCGGCACCCCGCTGGCACGCGGATCGCGATCATGGCGGGCAATTGCCCTGAATGGGTGATCGTACAGCTAGGCGCAGCAATGGCAGGGCTGACGCTGGTCACGGTCAATCCATCCTTCACGCCGCGCGAAGTGCGATATGTGCTTGAGCAATCCAGTTCGGGGGCCGTCTATTACCAGCCGCAAGTGCGCGGCAGCGCACTACGACCCATAGTCGATGAAGCCGCCGCTGGTTTGCCTGCGCAAGACTACATCATTGATATCGAAGACCATGCCGAGCTGTTCGCAGGCGAGGGCGATGGCGCGCTGCGCGAAACCAAGCCGCATGACATCTGCATGATCCAGTATACCTCTGGCACCACCGGTTTTCCCAAGGGCGTGCTGCTGCATCAGCACGGGTTGGTGCAAAGCAATCACGATGTGTTTGTGCGTTGGAATCTCGCTCCGGGAAAACAGGTGCTCTGCCCGTTCCCCTTGTTTCATACGGCGGGCAGCGCAGTGTGCGTCTTGGGCTCCTTGAGCCATGGTGCGACTTTGCTCTTGGTAACATTGTTCGATCCGGCGGCGGTCGTGACTGGCATCGCCCGCGAAAAGCCAGAAGTCATTGGCGGCGTATCGACGATGATCTTTGCGCTGATCGAGGCGGCAAAAGCCACAGGCACGGATGTGCGCTGTGTCGAGACCATCGTAAGTGGCGGGGCCATGGTCCAACCGGAACTCAATCGCGCCGCGCAAGAGGTTTTCGGGGTGCCGATCCTGATCGTCTACGGCCAGACCGAGACTTCGCCAGCCATCACTGCCGCTTGGCCGACAGATCAAGGTGCCGACTTGACCGAGACAATCGGCCAGCCGTGCAGCCATATGGAAGTCGCGATCCGCAATCCCTCGGACAATTCAATTTGCGCGCCGGGCGAGCAGGGCGAGATTTGCATGCGCGGCTTCAACATGATGACCGGCTATAACGACAATCCTCAGGCCACGGCTGAAACAATCGATGCCGATGGCTGGCTGCATACCGGTGACTTGGGAAGCATGGACAGTCGTGGGTATGTGAAGATCACGGGCCGTGTGAAAGAGATGATCATTCGCGGCGGCGAGAACTTGTTCCCGGCAGAGATTGAAGCTGCGCTGCTAGAGCATCCAGCCATTGCAGAGATCGCGGTGGCAGGTGTGCCGGATAAGAAATGGGGCGAGATTGTTGCTGCGTTTTTGAGGCTGGCGGACGGCGCTGAGCGCCCCGAGGATGGCGAACTGCGTGCCTTTATCCGGGAACGGCTGTCGCCTCAGAAAACGCCCGCGCATTGGGTGTGGGTGAAGGAATTTCCGCTGACCGGATCAGGCAAGATCCAGAAGTTTGCCATGGCCGAAGCGTTTGCGAAGGGGGAATATAGCTGA
- the nadA gene encoding quinolinate synthase NadA translates to MSIETKVPTGEDLLAEIDRLRKERNAVILAHYYQTPDIQDIADFVGDSLELSRKAAETDADVIAFCGVKFMADTAKILSPEKIVVLPDMDAGCSLEDSCPPEKFKAFREAHPDHIALTYINCSTEVKALSDVIVTSSSAETILQQIPEDQKIIFGPDRHLGGYLSRKFDREMLLWPGVCIVHEAFSETELLKLKEQHPGAPVAAHPECPPAIIDHADYVGSTSGILKFAQEFEGDTLIVATEPHIMHQMEKALPEKTFIGAPGADGNCNCNICPYMALNTMEKLYVALRDLEPRIEIEEGLRLKAKASLDKMLEMAGNTVGKGDLGKI, encoded by the coding sequence ATGAGCATCGAGACCAAAGTCCCCACCGGTGAAGACCTGCTCGCGGAAATCGACCGCCTGCGCAAAGAGCGCAATGCGGTAATCCTCGCGCATTATTACCAGACGCCCGATATTCAGGATATCGCGGATTTCGTTGGGGACTCGCTCGAACTGTCGAGAAAGGCCGCCGAGACCGATGCAGATGTGATCGCATTTTGCGGCGTGAAATTCATGGCCGACACTGCAAAGATACTGTCGCCGGAAAAGATCGTCGTGCTGCCAGATATGGACGCAGGCTGCTCACTCGAAGACAGCTGCCCACCGGAGAAATTCAAAGCTTTCCGCGAAGCGCACCCGGATCATATTGCGCTGACCTACATCAACTGCTCGACCGAAGTGAAAGCGCTGAGCGACGTAATCGTCACCAGCTCCAGCGCGGAAACGATCCTTCAGCAGATTCCTGAAGACCAGAAAATCATTTTCGGGCCAGACCGCCACCTGGGCGGTTATCTCAGCCGCAAGTTTGATCGCGAAATGTTGCTTTGGCCGGGCGTATGTATCGTCCATGAGGCCTTCAGCGAAACCGAATTGCTGAAGCTGAAGGAACAGCATCCGGGCGCACCGGTCGCGGCACACCCAGAATGTCCGCCCGCGATCATCGATCATGCGGATTATGTTGGTTCGACCAGTGGTATCCTGAAATTCGCACAGGAGTTTGAAGGTGATACGCTGATCGTAGCGACCGAGCCGCACATTATGCACCAGATGGAGAAAGCTCTGCCGGAGAAGACCTTCATTGGTGCGCCAGGCGCAGACGGCAACTGCAACTGCAATATCTGCCCCTACATGGCGCTCAACACGATGGAGAAGCTCTACGTCGCGCTGCGCGATCTGGAACCACGCATCGAGATCGAGGAAGGCCTGCGGTTGAAAGCCAAGGCGAGCCTGGACAAGATGCTGGAAATGGCAGGCAATACCGTTGGGAAAGGCGATTTGGGCAAGATCTAA
- a CDS encoding DMT family transporter, which yields MENEGSPEANLVQPRQWLFLLALLAGNVALALGPWLVRLADTGPVSAGFWRLFLALPFLAVFARVSGQALTGIPRRTLMFVALGAVAFGLDLASWHVGIEMTRLGNATLFGNAGSIVMLFWGFIIARSLPRGMEWTAIVFAIAGAAILMGRSADISATTLMGDLFCLAAGLLYAVYLVNLQGARQTVGGWSLLVWVSIFACPVLLSIALVKGEPIWPTDWTPILVLFVSSQLVGQGLLVFSMRHFPPLVIGLALLTQPAVAALIGYQIFGEVLTLLDIAGMALLGSALVLARGTRPAGR from the coding sequence ATGGAAAATGAGGGGTCGCCAGAAGCAAATCTTGTTCAGCCGCGCCAGTGGCTGTTTTTGTTGGCATTGCTGGCCGGCAATGTCGCGCTCGCGCTCGGCCCATGGCTCGTTCGGTTGGCAGATACGGGGCCGGTCTCAGCCGGTTTCTGGAGACTGTTTCTGGCCTTGCCTTTTCTGGCGGTGTTCGCGCGGGTTAGCGGGCAGGCCCTGACCGGCATTCCCCGGCGAACCTTGATGTTTGTCGCATTGGGCGCGGTGGCATTCGGGCTAGACCTTGCCAGTTGGCACGTCGGGATCGAAATGACCCGGCTGGGGAATGCCACATTGTTCGGCAATGCGGGTAGCATTGTCATGCTGTTCTGGGGTTTCATCATCGCGCGCAGCTTGCCCCGTGGGATGGAATGGACCGCGATCGTGTTTGCTATAGCGGGTGCAGCGATCCTGATGGGGCGTAGTGCAGATATTTCGGCCACCACACTGATGGGCGATCTTTTCTGCCTTGCCGCGGGTCTGCTTTACGCGGTTTATCTGGTCAATCTGCAGGGCGCCCGGCAAACGGTTGGTGGATGGAGCCTGCTGGTCTGGGTCAGCATCTTTGCCTGCCCGGTCTTGCTGTCGATAGCATTGGTCAAGGGGGAGCCGATCTGGCCAACTGACTGGACGCCGATTCTGGTGCTGTTCGTGTCCAGCCAGCTTGTCGGGCAGGGGCTGTTGGTGTTCAGCATGCGGCACTTCCCGCCGCTGGTGATCGGACTTGCGTTGTTGACACAGCCAGCCGTGGCGGCGTTGATCGGCTACCAGATTTTTGGCGAAGTGCTCACCCTGCTCGATATTGCTGGCATGGCGCTGCTCGGCAGCGCGCTGGTGCTGGCGCGGGGAACGAGACCGGCGGGACGTTAG
- a CDS encoding alkene reductase yields the protein MYDTLFQPLKMGALTAKNRIFMAPLTRGRAADPMFVPNELMAEYYGQRAGAGMILTEATGISVEGLGWPSAPGIWSEEQTEAWKASTKAVHDRGGMIVMQLWHMGRIVHPYFLGGEAPFSASATKAPGEAHTPEGKSEYATAREMSHEDIKRTIGDYRRAAENAKAAGFDGIQLHGANGYLVDQFLRDKTNLRTDEYGGSPENRTRFMREVLEQLIDVWGADKVGIRLSPNGDSQGTDDSNPPATFGAAAKVCEELGLAFVELREPGPEGTFGQTDVPKQSPLIREIYSGALILNSDYTAEEAEADVTSGKCDAVSFGRPYISNPDLEERIRQGAHWNPNKDVPKSWYFPIPEGYVDYPTLAEEQATA from the coding sequence TTGTACGACACACTGTTTCAGCCACTCAAAATGGGTGCACTCACCGCCAAGAATCGCATCTTTATGGCGCCGCTCACACGCGGCCGCGCGGCCGATCCTATGTTCGTGCCAAACGAATTGATGGCTGAGTACTATGGCCAGCGTGCAGGTGCGGGTATGATCCTGACTGAAGCGACGGGCATCAGCGTTGAGGGACTTGGCTGGCCGTCAGCTCCGGGGATCTGGAGTGAAGAGCAAACCGAGGCATGGAAAGCCTCCACCAAGGCGGTGCATGATCGCGGCGGCATGATTGTTATGCAGTTGTGGCACATGGGCCGGATTGTGCATCCATACTTCCTTGGCGGCGAAGCGCCCTTTTCTGCCAGCGCCACAAAGGCTCCGGGCGAAGCGCACACGCCGGAAGGCAAGAGCGAATACGCCACCGCACGCGAGATGTCGCATGAGGACATCAAGCGCACAATTGGTGACTATCGCCGTGCGGCAGAGAATGCCAAGGCTGCCGGGTTCGACGGCATTCAGCTTCACGGGGCGAATGGGTATCTGGTCGACCAGTTCCTGCGGGACAAAACCAATCTACGTACCGACGAGTATGGCGGTTCGCCCGAAAACCGCACCCGATTCATGCGCGAAGTGCTCGAGCAGTTGATTGACGTGTGGGGCGCGGACAAGGTTGGTATTCGCTTGTCACCCAATGGCGATTCTCAGGGCACCGATGACAGTAATCCGCCAGCAACTTTTGGTGCCGCAGCCAAGGTTTGTGAAGAGCTGGGTCTTGCATTTGTTGAATTGCGCGAGCCGGGTCCAGAAGGCACGTTTGGCCAAACCGATGTGCCCAAGCAAAGCCCCCTGATCCGAGAAATCTATTCAGGTGCGCTGATCCTGAACAGCGATTACACCGCCGAAGAAGCTGAAGCAGATGTGACTTCTGGAAAGTGCGACGCAGTCAGCTTTGGCCGTCCATACATCTCTAATCCAGATCTGGAAGAACGCATCAGGCAAGGTGCGCATTGGAACCCCAACAAAGACGTTCCGAAGAGCTGGTACTTCCCTATCCCTGAAGGTTACGTCGACTATCCAACTCTCGCTGAAGAGCAGGCTACGGCCTAA
- the lipB gene encoding lipoyl(octanoyl) transferase LipB yields MMSSEITDAIEWRRETRQVPYREALSEMEQRNAAIAAGDARELVWMLEHPPVYTAGTSAARDELLDPRFEVVEAGRGGRYTYHGPGQRVGYILLDLTERGKDVRCFVHGIEQWVISTLDTFGIESWAVDGRVGIWTTDIDGREAKIGAIGVRVRRWVTMHGFSVNLDPDLSHFTGIVPCGIDEFGVTSLKRLGLDITPQQWDEALMAKAPDFLKHLAEVAGRRSCDV; encoded by the coding sequence ATGATGAGCAGTGAAATCACAGATGCGATCGAATGGCGGCGCGAAACGCGCCAGGTGCCCTATCGTGAAGCGCTATCTGAAATGGAGCAGCGCAATGCCGCGATTGCGGCTGGCGATGCGCGTGAGCTGGTGTGGATGCTTGAACACCCGCCGGTTTACACTGCTGGAACCAGCGCAGCCCGCGATGAGTTGCTCGATCCGCGTTTCGAAGTGGTCGAAGCGGGGCGGGGCGGTCGCTATACTTACCACGGGCCGGGCCAAAGGGTTGGCTATATCCTCTTGGACCTCACAGAGCGCGGCAAAGACGTGCGCTGTTTCGTGCACGGGATCGAGCAATGGGTGATCAGCACACTCGATACGTTCGGGATCGAAAGCTGGGCGGTTGACGGACGTGTCGGGATCTGGACAACTGATATTGACGGTCGTGAAGCCAAAATTGGGGCCATTGGTGTCCGCGTGCGGCGATGGGTGACGATGCACGGTTTTTCAGTGAATCTTGATCCGGACCTTTCTCATTTCACCGGTATAGTTCCTTGCGGAATCGACGAATTTGGCGTCACCAGCCTCAAGCGGCTGGGACTGGACATCACGCCTCAGCAATGGGACGAAGCATTGATGGCCAAGGCGCCCGATTTTCTGAAACATTTAGCTGAAGTCGCCGGGAGACGATCATGCGACGTTTGA
- a CDS encoding class I SAM-dependent methyltransferase, whose product MTTKAIEIKRRLFDRLSLYAGQCAVFLRGFIEHPRMVGSIIPSSRFTVRKMLEPVDWGSCNLFVEYGPGIGTFCRPVLERLRGDATLIVIDTNPLYIDYLRETIRDKRFVAVHGSAADVEQIIADHGFEHADFILSGLPFSTLPAGVAPAIGEATQRALRPGGAFLVYQFTAACLDYMRPYYARIDKGFEWLNILPCKLFWGWKAENSPEK is encoded by the coding sequence ATGACTACAAAAGCAATTGAAATCAAACGGCGTTTGTTTGACCGCTTGTCACTCTACGCTGGGCAGTGCGCGGTATTCTTGCGCGGGTTTATCGAGCACCCGCGCATGGTCGGTTCGATCATTCCCTCGTCGCGCTTTACGGTGCGCAAGATGCTTGAGCCGGTAGACTGGGGGAGCTGTAATCTGTTTGTCGAGTACGGCCCTGGCATCGGCACATTCTGCCGTCCCGTACTGGAAAGGCTGCGCGGTGACGCTACGCTGATCGTTATCGATACCAACCCGCTTTACATCGACTATTTGCGTGAAACGATCCGCGACAAGCGATTTGTTGCGGTCCACGGGTCTGCTGCTGATGTTGAACAGATTATCGCCGACCATGGGTTTGAGCATGCGGATTTTATCTTGTCAGGTTTGCCGTTTTCTACGCTGCCCGCAGGTGTAGCCCCCGCGATTGGAGAAGCGACGCAACGCGCATTGCGTCCCGGCGGTGCCTTTCTGGTTTATCAGTTCACTGCGGCATGCCTTGATTACATGCGGCCGTACTATGCACGAATCGACAAGGGCTTCGAATGGCTCAATATTCTGCCGTGCAAATTGTTCTGGGGCTGGAAGGCTGAGAACTCGCCTGAGAAATGA
- a CDS encoding MFS transporter yields MANRDPNLSAAPARPGLPSSIPPGRMALLFSVMLVTAAGNTAMQSVMPSIGTQLGVEDFWISLAYTWSALLWVTCAPIWARRSDKRGRKSMMALGMVGFISSMSLCGLVLWFGLAGLLPALWTLLLFAAARSLYGGFGSAAPPAVQAYVAARTARSERTNALSLIASSFGLGTVLGPALAPLLIFPGMDLVGPFIAFAAIGVLALVALRWRLPNDEPQFAARGKTFSEPFSASSQSGEGSGDEDEEESEGPHKRLSWWEPRVRPWVVAGLVGGHAQAMVLGIVGFLVLDRLGLRSDPLSGAGPVGLVLMAGALATLVAQWGVIPRFNLGPRAATLGGIALAGLGVAIFAVSLTLNAIAFGYAVACLGFGLFRPGTTSGTSLAVTRAEQGEASGIVASVAGAAFVFAPALGVWLYNLSEPLAFGLVIGLCLAVLVVGWKQLTADEVLTTDRR; encoded by the coding sequence ATGGCTAACCGCGATCCTAACCTGTCCGCAGCCCCAGCGAGGCCTGGTTTGCCGAGCAGCATTCCGCCCGGCCGTATGGCGTTACTGTTTTCCGTCATGTTGGTGACGGCAGCTGGCAATACCGCGATGCAATCGGTTATGCCGTCCATCGGCACGCAGCTGGGCGTAGAGGATTTCTGGATTAGTCTTGCCTACACTTGGTCGGCACTACTGTGGGTAACATGCGCGCCTATCTGGGCGCGGCGGTCCGACAAGCGCGGACGCAAATCCATGATGGCGCTGGGAATGGTTGGCTTCATTTCCTCGATGAGCCTTTGCGGGCTTGTTCTGTGGTTTGGCCTCGCAGGATTGTTACCTGCGCTTTGGACATTGCTGCTCTTTGCGGCCGCGCGCAGTCTTTATGGCGGGTTTGGGTCGGCCGCGCCGCCTGCGGTCCAAGCCTATGTTGCCGCACGCACAGCCAGATCAGAGCGTACCAATGCATTGTCTTTGATCGCGTCGAGTTTCGGCTTGGGAACCGTTCTGGGCCCTGCGCTCGCACCGCTGCTGATCTTCCCGGGGATGGATCTGGTTGGCCCCTTTATCGCCTTCGCTGCGATAGGAGTCCTTGCATTGGTCGCGCTTCGTTGGCGTTTACCCAACGACGAGCCGCAATTTGCCGCGCGTGGCAAGACTTTCAGCGAACCCTTCAGTGCAAGTTCGCAATCCGGCGAAGGGTCCGGCGATGAAGACGAAGAGGAAAGCGAGGGCCCGCACAAGCGATTGAGCTGGTGGGAGCCTAGGGTCAGGCCCTGGGTCGTCGCAGGCCTGGTAGGCGGGCATGCACAGGCCATGGTACTGGGCATCGTCGGGTTCCTTGTTTTGGACCGGCTAGGGCTCCGTAGTGACCCGCTAAGCGGGGCAGGGCCCGTTGGCTTGGTTCTAATGGCAGGGGCATTGGCAACATTGGTCGCACAATGGGGTGTAATTCCGCGCTTTAATCTGGGCCCTCGTGCTGCAACATTGGGCGGCATTGCCCTGGCCGGTTTGGGTGTTGCCATTTTCGCGGTGAGCTTGACGCTTAACGCCATCGCGTTCGGTTATGCAGTGGCATGCCTCGGTTTTGGACTTTTCAGGCCGGGTACCACATCGGGTACTTCGCTTGCTGTTACGCGCGCTGAGCAAGGAGAAGCATCAGGTATTGTCGCCTCGGTCGCGGGCGCGGCTTTCGTTTTTGCTCCTGCGCTTGGCGTATGGCTTTACAACCTTTCAGAACCGCTCGCATTTGGGCTGGTCATTGGCCTATGCCTTGCTGTTCTGGTCGTAGGCTGGAAGCAGCTTACCGCAGACGAAGTTCTAACGACGGATCGCCGCTGA
- the arsC gene encoding arsenate reductase (glutaredoxin) (This arsenate reductase requires both glutathione and glutaredoxin to convert arsenate to arsenite, after which the efflux transporter formed by ArsA and ArsB can extrude the arsenite from the cell, providing resistance.), protein MKATIWHNPKCGTSRKTLAILEESGADVTVVEYLKNPPARDKLAQLYADAGITPQQGLRMRGTDAAERGLPVADADTLLDAMTSDPILIERPLVETDKGVRLCRPQDVVREIL, encoded by the coding sequence ATGAAGGCAACCATCTGGCACAATCCCAAATGCGGGACTTCGCGCAAAACGCTCGCTATACTGGAAGAGAGCGGGGCGGATGTGACTGTAGTCGAGTATCTCAAGAACCCGCCCGCCCGCGACAAGCTCGCCCAGCTTTATGCCGATGCTGGGATTACACCACAGCAAGGTTTGCGGATGCGCGGCACCGATGCCGCTGAGCGCGGCCTGCCTGTAGCTGACGCAGATACCTTGCTGGACGCGATGACCTCTGATCCTATTCTGATTGAACGTCCGCTGGTCGAGACCGACAAGGGTGTGCGCTTGTGCCGACCGCAGGATGTGGTTCGCGAAATCCTTTGA
- a CDS encoding TonB-dependent receptor: protein MHFLTKALLLSGSAALMPAVSALAANADSSEVQALAPDSEKNEIIVTGTILQSNEVNSVKTPTPIIDVPQSLTITTEDNILDRGFTSIGQIVDYTPGVNTSQGEGHRDSIVFRGVRSTADFFIDGMRDDVQYYRSLYNLDQVEILRGPNALLFGRGGTGGILNRVTKKGIVGDTFGGGQIAIDTFGEYSVQTDINLSYGDSSAFRLNAMYEQLNNHRDFYDGERIGINPTARFAVGEDTSLDLSYEYVDHYRFIDRGIPTGTDGRPVDEFEEIVFGDPELNFNDLEAHLLRANLQHDFTDNFKGVFSAFYGDYDKVYSNFYVSGYDQANSPDVVTTDGYIDATQRENLILSANFIGEFETGAISHTLLFGAEYINTSSDQDRFNPIWDQTDDDNEVFAIKRPLNLRGGVGINAMGDVTTVDLSTDLNDFTKVDIDVVSLYIQNEVELTDWLHLVVGGRYDSFDIEVNNVPANEIRTRKDEEFSPRGGLIFKPMENLSIYASYSESFLPRSGEQFANINGANNALDPDKFTNLEAGVKWDFADRLSFTAAIFEIEQSSPQPNDNDPSTLDVIDSKIDGFELQLQGEVMPGWTVSAGYSFLDGEQQSRSGPTGLRPRELPENMFSIWNQVEVTDRFGLGLGLTHQDESFIDNGNDAVLPAYTRIDAAAFFDVSENLRVQVNVENLTDTLYFPNSHATHQASVGAPISARFAITGRF from the coding sequence ATGCATTTCCTCACCAAAGCCCTGCTTCTCTCTGGCTCGGCGGCGTTGATGCCAGCGGTCTCTGCACTTGCAGCCAATGCGGATAGCAGCGAGGTTCAGGCTTTGGCTCCCGATAGTGAAAAGAATGAAATCATCGTCACAGGAACGATTCTGCAGTCAAATGAAGTCAACTCGGTCAAGACTCCCACCCCGATCATCGACGTGCCGCAAAGCCTGACAATCACGACCGAAGATAATATCCTCGATCGCGGGTTCACGAGCATCGGGCAGATCGTTGATTACACCCCGGGCGTGAACACGTCGCAAGGCGAAGGTCACCGCGACTCGATCGTCTTTCGCGGGGTCCGTTCAACCGCAGATTTCTTTATCGACGGAATGCGCGACGATGTTCAGTATTACCGCAGCCTCTACAATCTGGATCAAGTAGAGATTTTGCGCGGCCCCAATGCGCTGTTGTTCGGACGAGGCGGCACAGGCGGTATCCTCAACCGCGTTACCAAGAAGGGAATCGTGGGCGACACTTTTGGTGGCGGTCAGATCGCAATCGATACATTTGGCGAATATAGCGTCCAGACCGACATCAATCTCTCATACGGTGATTCATCGGCTTTTCGTTTGAACGCGATGTATGAACAGCTGAACAATCATCGCGACTTTTATGATGGTGAGCGCATCGGTATCAATCCGACTGCCCGATTTGCAGTCGGCGAAGATACTTCGCTCGACCTATCTTATGAGTATGTCGATCATTACCGCTTCATTGATCGCGGTATTCCAACCGGAACAGACGGACGCCCGGTCGATGAATTCGAAGAGATCGTATTCGGCGATCCGGAGCTTAACTTCAACGATCTGGAAGCCCATTTGCTGCGCGCCAATCTGCAGCACGATTTCACTGACAATTTCAAAGGTGTCTTTAGCGCCTTCTACGGCGATTATGACAAGGTTTACTCCAACTTCTATGTTTCAGGGTACGATCAGGCAAATTCACCCGATGTTGTCACCACCGATGGCTATATCGACGCAACACAACGCGAAAACCTGATCCTGTCAGCAAATTTCATCGGCGAGTTCGAGACTGGCGCGATTTCGCACACGCTGCTGTTTGGCGCAGAATACATCAACACATCATCAGACCAGGACCGTTTCAACCCGATCTGGGATCAGACTGATGACGACAATGAAGTGTTTGCGATCAAGCGGCCACTCAACTTGCGCGGCGGTGTGGGGATCAATGCCATGGGCGATGTGACGACTGTCGACCTGAGCACTGATCTGAACGATTTCACGAAAGTCGATATCGATGTCGTCTCGCTGTACATCCAGAATGAGGTTGAATTGACCGATTGGCTCCATCTGGTCGTGGGCGGTCGCTATGATAGTTTTGACATCGAAGTGAACAATGTGCCGGCCAATGAGATCCGAACGCGCAAGGACGAGGAATTTTCGCCTCGCGGAGGTCTGATATTCAAGCCGATGGAAAACCTCTCTATCTATGCGAGCTATTCAGAGAGTTTCCTGCCGCGTTCTGGCGAACAGTTCGCAAACATAAATGGCGCCAATAACGCGCTCGATCCTGACAAATTCACCAACCTTGAGGCAGGGGTGAAATGGGATTTTGCCGACCGGTTGAGTTTCACGGCTGCAATTTTCGAGATCGAGCAGAGCTCACCGCAGCCTAACGACAATGATCCATCCACACTCGACGTGATTGATTCCAAGATCGATGGATTCGAATTGCAGTTGCAAGGCGAAGTGATGCCAGGCTGGACTGTATCGGCAGGCTATAGCTTTCTGGATGGCGAGCAGCAGAGCCGTAGTGGACCAACAGGACTGCGGCCACGCGAACTGCCCGAAAACATGTTCTCAATCTGGAATCAGGTCGAAGTAACGGACCGTTTCGGCCTTGGCCTCGGCCTTACACATCAGGATGAGAGCTTTATCGATAACGGCAACGACGCTGTCCTTCCCGCTTATACGCGCATTGATGCTGCGGCCTTTTTCGATGTGTCGGAAAATCTGCGCGTGCAAGTGAATGTCGAAAACCTGACCGACACGCTCTACTTCCCGAACAGTCACGCTACCCATCAGGCATCGGTTGGCGCGCCCATTAGTGCGCGCTTCGCGATAACTGGTCGGTTCTGA